A single window of Watersipora subatra chromosome 9, tzWatSuba1.1, whole genome shotgun sequence DNA harbors:
- the LOC137405094 gene encoding piggyBac transposable element-derived protein 4-like: MGINRKKTIESCWDSTNWSQNAPPFKETFTQDTFKLILHLFHVSDSDQEPEKGSSEYDQLYKFRPVLEHLNKAWQNEFNLGHVLSIDESIVGFKRRHLLVNNIRIKKHHQWRPKEYNLCDSATGYCSQTMYHTKKMTKGVFGQPFSVCKALMEPHISNNYHLIVDNYYTGVDLCEKFLINGTYVIGTVRADRVKFPNEMKVKMENHGEILASRKGNLLAVSWGNRKQVRLLSTCSIANMVEKEVYNATREVPQIVVDYNSRMGGVDQSDQMTDQYSGEFPTVKLWKKLLLHLIDRTVTNAYTCNKANPYIVKKKMDHHRFLIQLVEGLIGDYREPRKRIGRPSFLLAARKIVRHFFEVIPNGKRKKCTVCAKPIGQGYKGSKIGTWDKDCGVGLCKGACFNSYHK; the protein is encoded by the coding sequence ATGGGTATAAATAGAAAGAAGACTATTGAATCCTGCTGGGACAGCACAAACTGGAGTCAGAATGCCCCACCATTCAAAGAAACATTCACACAAGATACTTTCAAACTAATCTTGCATTTATTTCATGTCAGTGACAGTGACCAAGAGCCAGAGAAAGGATCATCGGAATATGATCAGCTCTACAAGTTCAGACCAGTACTAGAGCATCTAAACAAAGCTTGGCAAAACGAGTTTAATCTGGGGCACGTTCTCTCAATTGACGAATCTATAGTGGGTTTTAAGAGGAGGCATCTTTTGGTGAATAACATACGCATCAAGAAACACCATCAATGGAGGCCGAAGGAGTACAACTTGTGTGACTCTGCAACCGGCTACTGTTCACAGACTATGTATCATACCAAAAAAATGACAAAAGGGGtctttggtcagccattttcTGTATGTAAAGCACTCATGGAGCCTCATATAAGCAATAACTACCATCTCATAGTAGATAACTACTACACAGGTGTAGACCTTTGTGAGAAGTTTCTGATCAATGGCACATATGTCATAGGAACTGTAAGAGCAGACCGTGTGAAATTTCCCAACGAGATGAAAGTGAAAATGGAGAACCACGGAGAGAtattggctagtagaaaaggCAACCTTCTTGCAGTCAGTTGGGGGAACAGAAAGCAGGTCAGATTGTTATCCACTTGCTCAATAGCAAACATGGTAGAGAAAGAGGTATACAATGCAACCAGAGAAGTTCCACAGATAGTAGTGGACTACAATTCTAGAATGGGGGGGGTAGATCAATCTGATCAGATGACAGATCAATATTCTGGGGAGTTTCCCACAGTAAAGCTGTGGAAGAAACTACTCCTACACCTCATTGACAGAACTGTTACCAATGCTTATACCTGCAACAAGGCTAATCCCTACATTGTAAAAAAGAAGATGGACCATCACCGCTTTCTTATTCAGTTAGTCGAAGGGTTGATTGGAGATTACCGTGAGCCTAGAAAACGAATAGGACGACCTAGTTTCCTTCTAGCTGCAAGGAAAATTGTGAGGCATTTCTTTGAAGTCATTCCAAATGGTAAAAGAAAGAAATGTACTGTATGTGCTAAACCAATAGGTCAAGGCTACAAAGGTTCTAAAATTGGTACATGGGACAAAGATTGTGGAGTCGGATTGTGCAAAGGTGCTTGCTTCAACTCTTATCACAAATAG